The following nucleotide sequence is from Lacinutrix sp. Hel_I_90.
CTAGATGAACTAGCACAAGACCATTTTTACAAGTCTTTAGGCGCTAATTATACGATTTACAATCCTTACAAGACCATCAGTAACAAAAATATAGTGCCTACAGAGGAAGACGATTATTACCGTTACCAGAAAGTACAAGGTTATGTTCATGATATGGGAGCTGCAATGCAAGATGGTGTTGGTGGCCATGCCGGTGTTTTTAGTAATGCTAATGACATCGCTAAAATTATGCAAATGTACTTACAAAAAGGCTTTTATGGTGGTGTGCGCTACTTAAAACCTGAAACGATAGACAAGTTTAATACTTGTTATTTCTGCGAAAATAATGTGCGTCGTGGTATTGGTTTCGATAAGCCTCAATTAGGAGATGCTGGGCCCACTTGTGGTTGTGTGTCTATGACGAGTTTTGGGCATTCGGGATTTACAGGAACTTATGCTTGGGCTGATCCAGATGAGGAATTAGTATATGTGTTTTTAGCCAATAGGACCTATCCAAGCTCACAAGGTAATAATATGTTGCTTCGGGAAGATATTAGAACTAATATTCAAGAGGCTATTTATGAGGCCATTATTCGCTAGGCTTTATTATTTAGTTCATTTTTAACGTATACTTTAAGTCCTTTTTGTAAAGTATCCTTATTTTTATAGACTTAATGATTAATCAAAACCCAATGAGTTTTTAAGCACGCCCACTCAAGGCCCTTTTAACTTGTAATTTTAAGTAGTTAATTATGACAATAGGTATCGTATGTTATCCAACCTTTGGAGGCAGTGGCGTGGTAGCGACAGAACTAGGTATAGAGCTGTCTAAACGCGGACACAATATTCATTTTATAACTTACAATCAACCTGTTCGTTTGGCGCTGTTAGGTAATAATGTACATTACCATGAAGTCAATGTGCCAGAATACCCCTTATTCCATTATCAACCGTATGAACTTGCTTTATCTAGTAAATTAGTCGATATGGTGAAACTACATAAAATAGAGTTGTTACATGTGCATTATGCTATTCCACATGCTTATGCAGCTTATATGGCTCAAAAAATGCTACGTGAGGAAGATATTTATATTCCTATAGTGACCACATTGCACGGTACAGATATTACACTGGTTGGCAATCACCCTTTCTACAAACCCGCAGTTACTTTTAGTATCAATAAATCAGACGCAGTGACGGCTGTTTCACAAAGCTTAAAAGATGACACCTTACGTCTTTTTGATATTAAAAAAGAAATTCATGTGATCACCAATTTTATAGATGTTAAGAAATTTAAACATGATTTTACAGATTGCCAGCGCGATATGATGGCTACTAAAGCCGAAAAAATAATCACACACATTAGTAACTTTAGAGAGGTAAAGCGCATTCCAGATGTGATTAAAACGTTTTATAACATTCAAAAAGAAATACCTGCAAAACTAATGATGGTTGGAGAAGGGCCAGAACGTGAACCAGCAGAGCGTCTTTGTCGTGAACTTGGTATAACGGAAAAAGTGGTTTTCTTCGGCAATAGTAACGAAATAGACCGTATTCTGTGTTTTAGTGATTTATTTTTGTTGCCAAGTGAAACAGAGAGTTTTGGATTGTCTGCATTAGAAGCGATGGCTTCGAGTGTGCCTG
It contains:
- the bshA gene encoding N-acetyl-alpha-D-glucosaminyl L-malate synthase BshA: MTIGIVCYPTFGGSGVVATELGIELSKRGHNIHFITYNQPVRLALLGNNVHYHEVNVPEYPLFHYQPYELALSSKLVDMVKLHKIELLHVHYAIPHAYAAYMAQKMLREEDIYIPIVTTLHGTDITLVGNHPFYKPAVTFSINKSDAVTAVSQSLKDDTLRLFDIKKEIHVITNFIDVKKFKHDFTDCQRDMMATKAEKIITHISNFREVKRIPDVIKTFYNIQKEIPAKLMMVGEGPEREPAERLCRELGITEKVVFFGNSNEIDRILCFSDLFLLPSETESFGLSALEAMASSVPVISSNTGGIPEVNVNGFSGYLSDVGNVDEMSKNALRILKDEALLKQFKTNAKIQAHKFTIDTIVPQYEALYEQTLKTCLFTQKL